One Brachyhypopomus gauderio isolate BG-103 chromosome 15, BGAUD_0.2, whole genome shotgun sequence genomic region harbors:
- the rims1a gene encoding regulating synaptic membrane exocytosis protein 1 isoform X2: MSASVGPRGGPRPPTAPPSMPDLPDLSHLTEEERNIIMAVMVRQREEEAKEQAVLKEEKPIQAKTVNLVGNKKPPQQNDISVRQQIVTCKEPVRRTTQDPQQRQQGQHKDDAPTCGICHKTKFADGCGNLCSYCQTKFCARCGGRVSLHSSNVMWVCNQCRKQQDILTKSGEWVPGQGPKKKTPRLMTAVSDPTRSAPPAPEKRARSRSQMALNSSVSAAPDSQLPTSVTPSKGPAAEQTDTPSSRSRSEPPRDRKKQSCTSDLNDKAGVRGERRRPAKLQSQVSEEQQAGEGRRESRRLVKARSQERSEAEPNRGVGEPRRTAAEQKPREDSRGDSSAPSHPAKPQPEEPEARSHPKAPRGRQPEVGVPEREATDTGKEARAGRRWTEERQASLDAQQQTYIGERTVGGTGGQGGAPVKAPPPKTNHTPQPPAPGFRVGVIMPSGAPELREPPEWGRKLQPSHLEPGSAATPRKAKREKAECMLRNDSLSSDQSESLRPPPPRPYKTKRGSNKRQMSVSSSEEEGGSTPEYTSCEDVEIESVSERGDWECYPLDPTAWHHPVTWQPSKEGDHLIGRITLSKRTAMAKEAGALLGLKVVGGKITETGRLGAFITKVKKGSLADVVGHLRAGDEVLQWNGKSLPGLTKKEVYNIILDSQTEPQVELVVSRPIGDIPRIPETSHPPLESTGSSSFESQKMERPSISILSPSSPSGLRDAPQLLPGQLSVKMWYDKVGHELIVNVLQAKDLPCRADGRPRNPYVKMYFLPDRSDKSKRRTKTVKKSLEPKWNQTFVYSHVHRRDFREHMLEMTVWDQPRVQDEESGFLGEILIELETALLDDKPHWYKLQTHDLSSIPLPHPSPYLPRRHIHTDTPTKKLQRSQRITETEYDGIGVTAAVENRPRERERDRERDRERERDRERDRERHREGERDRERERDRERDRERDRDRERDRDRDRERERERDRERDRDRERERERERTTLEVPEQQRATHQRSRSVSPHREEGSRARSRPPNIPMQRSLDEVQHVRKSRSPTRYHERGRAQEREYMDDSWTVPACHKTQLRPVVFSTTHHLLGFTHQLPTGEPHGELQPPLNRVRSASTNCLMPGSNSNSPDRERSTQSLPRPRPTSPRILIQHASPEDDSWILEPIFPTQETVNHLSARPRAQRQSRTLDTHSCQKPGRKKSDSERASSHGSIAFVSSTASLSSSRMGRQLPQVPAKSSSVEQALASEERTRQMKVHSYRTPAPSGTSQDLERALKSKRELYKEQRRSCDNVSHKSSDSDVSDVSAISRASSASRISSTSYMSIQSERPRGRFSRHIRPASQSMLKSTSVSGDIFTLERTDGSQSDTALGTLGAGSKKRRSSLSARVVAIVGIPSRRSRSTSLLSQAEATNKKTKGSSQIQRSQETGMAVEFPRSAMARQASRESTDGSMNSYSSEGNLIFSGMRLGADSQFSDFLDGLGPGQLVGRQTLATPSMGDVQIGLMDKKGQLEVEVIRARGLTPKPGSKSLPAPYVKVYLLDNGTCKAKKKTKIARKTLDPLYQQSLLFEESPQGKVLQVIVWGDYGRMDHKCFMGVAQILLEELDLSSTVIGWYKLFPPSSLVDPTLAPLTRRASQSSLDSGPPGVRS; encoded by the exons GTAATGTGGGTATGCAACCAGTGCCGTAAGCAACAGGACATCCTCACTAAATCAGGGGAATGGGTCCCAGGACAGGGCCCGAAGAAGAAGACACCGCGCCTGATGACAGCAGTGAGCGACCCAACCAGGTCTGCGCCCCCTGCTCCTGAGAAGAGAGCACGCTCCAGGTCTCAGATGGCGCTCAACTCCTCAGTCTCCGCTGCCCCTGACAGCCAACTGCCCACCTCCGTAACCCCCAGCAAAGGCCCTGCTGCCGAGCAGACAGACACGCCATCGTCCCGGTCCCGTAGCGAGCCCCCGCGAGACAG GAAAAAGCAGTCGTGTACCTCAGATCTGAATGACAAGGCCggtgtgagaggtgagaggCGTCGGCCGGCCAAACTCCAGTCACAGGTTTCGGAGGAACAGCAGGCCGGGGAGGGACGCAGGGAGAGCCGGCGTCTGGTCAAGGCTCGATCGCAGGAGCGGAGTGAAGCTGAGCCCAATAGAGGGGTGGGGGAGCCTAGGCGGACGGCGGCTGAGCAGAAGCCTCGAGAAGACTCCCGGGGTGACTCTAGCGCTCCCAGCCACCCAGCCAAGCCCCAGCCTGAGGAGCCTGAGGCACGTTCCCACCCAAAGGCACCCCGGGGCAGGCAGCCTGAGGTGGGCGTGCCCGAGAGAGAGGCCACGGACACGGGCAAGGAGGCTAGGGCGGGTCGGAGATGGACAGAGGAACGGCAGGCCTCACTGGATGCCCAGCAGCAAACTTACATTGGGGAGAGGACCGTGGGAGGCACCGGTGGACAGGGAGGAGCCCCTGTGAAAGCTCCTCCCCCTAAAACGAACCACACCCCACAGCCGCCGGCCCCGGGGTTCCGGGTGGGCGTGATCATGCCCTCCGGTGCCCCCGAGCTCAGGGAGCCTCCAGAATGGGGCAGGAAGCTGCAGCCGAGCCACCTAGAACCGGGCTCGGCCGCCACGCCACGCAAGGCCAAGCGAGAGAAGGCCGAATGCATGCTGCGCAACGACTCGCTCAGCTCCGACCAATCGGAGTCTCTGCGGCCGCCTCCGCCCCGCCCCTACAAGACCAAACGTGGCAGTAACAAGCGGCAAATGTCGGTGAGCAGCTCGGAGGAGGAGGGCGGCTCCACGCCGGAGTACACCAGCTGTGAGGATGTGGAGATCGAGAGTGTCAGTGAAAGAG GAGACTGGGAGTGCTATCCTCTGGATCCCACTGCATGGCAT CATCCGGTTACATGGCAGCCCTCCAAGGAAGGTGATCATTTAATCGGTCGCATCACACTGAGCAAGCGCACGGCCATGGCTAAAGAGGCCGGAGCACTGCTGGGGCTAAAG GTGGTCGGGGGTAAGATCACAGAAACAGGAAGACTCGGGGCCTTTATCACCAAAGTTAAGAAGGGCAGCCTGGCCGACGTGGTGGGACACCTACGGGCAG GAGATGAGGTGCTACAGTGGAATGGTAAATCATTACCGGGTTTAACCAAGAAGGAAGTTTACAACATCATTTTGGATtcccaaacagaaccacaagtCGAATTAGTAGTTTCACGGCCAATTGG TGATATACCAAGAATACCAGAAACATCACATCCCCCATTAGAATCTA CCGGTTCAAGTTCCTTCGAGTCCCAGAAGATGGAGCGGCCATCTATATCTATCCTGTCCCCCTCGAGCCCCAGCGGTCTGAGGGACGCACCTCAGCTTCTGCCTGGACAGCTCTCG GTGAAAATGTGGTACGACAAGGTGGGCCATGAGCTGATAGTGAATGTCCTGCAGGCCAAAGACCTCCCCTGCAGAGCGGATGGACGTCCCAGAAACCCTTACGTGAAAATGTACTTCCTTCCAGACAGAAG TGATAAGAGCAAGCGGAGAACGAAGACGGTGAAGAAGAGCTTGGAGCCCAAGTGGAACCAGACGTTTGTGTACTCACACGTGCACCGGCGGGACTTCCGCGAACACATGCTGGAAATGACCGTATGGGACCAGCCCAGAGTGCAGGACGAGGAGAGCGGCTTCCTCGGAGAG ATCCTGATCGAGCTGGAGACCGCTCTGCTGGATGATAAGCCTCACTGGTACAAGCTGCAGACTCATGACCTTTCCTCCATTCCGCTGCCCCACCCCTCGCCATACCTGCCTCGTAGACACATCCACACCGACACACCCACCAAGAAGCTACAGC GCTCTCAGCGTATCACGGAAACTGAGTATGATGGTATTGGCGTGACTGCAG cTGTGGAGAATCGaccaagggagagagagagagatagagagagagatagggagagagagagagatagagagagagatagagagagacacagggagggagagagagatagggagagagagagggatagggagagagacagagagagagatagggatagagagagagatagggatagagacagagagagggagagagagagagatagggagagggatagagacagggagagggaaagagagagagagcgcaccaCATTAGAGGTTCCTGAGCAGCAGAGGGCCACCCATCAGCGCTCTCGGTCAGTGTCCCCTCACAGGGAGGAGGGGAGCAGGGCTCGCTCACGCCCCCCCAACATCCCCATGCAGAG gaGTTTAGACGAGGTGCAGCATGTTCGTAAGTCCCGTTCCCCAACGCGCTACCATGAGCGTGGCCGTGCTCAGGAGAGAGAGTATATGGATGACAG TTGGACTGTTCCTGCATGCCATAAGACTCAGCTCAGGCCAGTGGTGTTCTCTACCACACATCATCTACTCGGATTCACTCATCAACTCCCCACTGGTGAACCTCATGG TGAGCTGCAACCCCCACTTAACAGGGTTAGAAGTGCTAGTACCAACTGTCTGATGCCAGGTTCAAATTCCAATTCACCCGATCGAGAAAG GAGCACCCAGTCTCTCCCACGCCCCAGACCCACCAGCCCCAGGATCCTAATCCAACATGCCTCCCCTGAGGATGACAG CTGGATTTTGGAGCCTATATTTCCAACTCAGGAGACAGTTAACCACCTCAGTGCAAGGCCAAGGGCACAGAG GCAGTCGAGAACTCTGGACACGCATAGCTGTCAGAAACCTGGCAGGAAAAAATCTGACAGTGAGCG GGCCAGCTCACATGGCAGCATTGCGTTTGTGTCATCGACGGCGAGTCTCTCGTCATCGCGGATGGGCCGACAGTTGCCCCAAGTGCCCGCTAAAAGCAGCAGCGTAGAACAAG CCCTTGCCTCAGAGGAGCGGACACGGCAGATGAAGGTACATTCCTACAGGACTCCGGCACCCTCCGGTACCAGCCAGGACCTGGAGAGGGCGCTCAAGAGCAAACGAGAG CTTTATAAAGAGCAACGACGGAGCTGTGATAATGTATCCCATAAGTCCTCGGACAGTGATGTCAGTGACGTGTCAGCCATCTCTCGTGCCAGCAGTGCCTCACGGATCAGTAGCACCAGCTACATGTCCATCCAATCAGAGCGACCCAGGGGTCGTTTCAG CCGTCACATCCGCCCAGCCAGCCAGAGCATGCTGAAAAGCACGAGCGTTAGCGGAGACATCTTCACCCTCGAGCGCACGGACGGCAGCCAATCAGACACGGCGCTGGGGACGCTGGGGGCGGGGAGCAAGAAGCGGCGGTCCAGTCTGAGCGCCCGTGTGGTGGCCATCGTTGGCATCCCCTCACGACGCAGCAGGAGCACCTCCTTGCTCAGCCAAGCCG AAGCAACAAATAAGAAGACTAAAGGCTCGAGTCAGATCCAGCGTAGCCAGGAGACGGGTATGGCGGTGGAGTTCCCCCGCAGTGCCATGGCCCGGCAGGCCAGCCGCGAGTCCACCGACGGCAGCATGAACAGCTACAGCTCCGAGGGGAA tctGATCTTCTCAGGAATGAGGCTGGGTGCAGACAGTCAGTTCAGTGACTTCTTGGACGGCCTTGGCCCTGGTCAGCTAGTGGGGCGGCAGACCTTAGCCACACCCTCCATGG GAGATGTCCAGATTGGGTTAATGGATAAGAAGGGCCAGTTGGAGGTAGAAGTGATTAGGGCACGTGGCCTTACCCCCAAACCAGGATCCAAATCGCTGCCAG CTCCCTACGTTAAGGTTTACTTGCTGGATAACGGAACGTGTAAAGCCAAAAAGAAAACCAAGATTGCACGAAAAACACTCGACCCGTTGTATCAGCAGTCCCTGTTGTTCGAGGAGAGTCCACAGGGTAAAGTTCTCCAG GTAATAGTGTGGGGTGATTATGGGCGAATGGACCACAAATGCTTCATGGGAGTTGCACAGATTCTTTTAGAGGAGCTGGACCTTTCTAGCACAGTGATTGGCTGGTATAAACTGTTTCCTCCATCTTCATTGGTTGACCCAACGCTTGCTCCTCTCACACGACGTGCTTCCCAGTCATCACTTGATTCAGGGCCACCCGGCGTCAGGTCCTAG
- the rims1a gene encoding regulating synaptic membrane exocytosis protein 1 isoform X3, which produces MSASVGPRGGPRPPTAPPSMPDLPDLSHLTEEERNIIMAVMVRQREEEAKEQAVLKEEKPIQAKTVNLVGNKKPPQQNDISVRQQIVTCKEPVRRTTQDPQQRQQGQHKDDAPTCGICHKTKFADGCGNLCSYCQTKFCARCGGRVSLHSSNVMWVCNQCRKQQDILTKSGEWVPGQGPKKKTPRLMTAVSDPTRSAPPAPEKRARSRSQMALNSSVSAAPDSQLPTSVTPSKGPAAEQTDTPSSRSRSEPPRDRKKQSCTSDLNDKAGVRGERRRPAKLQSQVSEEQQAGEGRRESRRLVKARSQERSEAEPNRGVGEPRRTAAEQKPREDSRGDSSAPSHPAKPQPEEPEARSHPKAPRGRQPEVGVPEREATDTGKEARAGRRWTEERQASLDAQQQTYIGERTVGGTGGQGGAPVKAPPPKTNHTPQPPAPGFRVGVIMPSGAPELREPPEWGRKLQPSHLEPGSAATPRKAKREKAECMLRNDSLSSDQSESLRPPPPRPYKTKRGSNKRQMSVSSSEEEGGSTPEYTSCEDVEIESVSERGDWECYPLDPTAWHHPVTWQPSKEGDHLIGRITLSKRTAMAKEAGALLGLKVVGGKITETGRLGAFITKVKKGSLADVVGHLRAGDEVLQWNGKSLPGLTKKEVYNIILDSQTEPQVELVVSRPIGDIPRIPETSHPPLESTGSSSFESQKMERPSISILSPSSPSGLRDAPQLLPGQLSVKMWYDKVGHELIVNVLQAKDLPCRADGRPRNPYVKMYFLPDRSDKSKRRTKTVKKSLEPKWNQTFVYSHVHRRDFREHMLEMTVWDQPRVQDEESGFLGEILIELETALLDDKPHWYKLQTHDLSSIPLPHPSPYLPRRHIHTDTPTKKLQPVENRPRERERDRERDRERERDRERDRERHREGERDRERERDRERDRERDRDRERDRDRDRERERERDRERDRDRERERERERTTLEVPEQQRATHQRSRSVSPHREEGSRARSRPPNIPMQRSLDEVQHVRKSRSPTRYHERGRAQEREYMDDRSMRGRSPECLNTKSWTVPACHKTQLRPVVFSTTHHLLGFTHQLPTGEPHGELQPPLNRVRSASTNCLMPGSNSNSPDRERSTQSLPRPRPTSPRILIQHASPEDDSWILEPIFPTQETVNHLSARPRAQRQSRTLDTHSCQKPGRKKSDSERASSHGSIAFVSSTASLSSSRMGRQLPQVPAKSSSVEQALASEERTRQMKVHSYRTPAPSGTSQDLERALKSKRELYKEQRRSCDNVSHKSSDSDVSDVSAISRASSASRISSTSYMSIQSERPRGRFSRHIRPASQSMLKSTSVSGDIFTLERTDGSQSDTALGTLGAGSKKRRSSLSARVVAIVGIPSRRSRSTSLLSQAEATNKKTKGSSQIQRSQETGMAVEFPRSAMARQASRESTDGSMNSYSSEGNLIFSGMRLGADSQFSDFLDGLGPGQLVGRQTLATPSMGDVQIGLMDKKGQLEVEVIRARGLTPKPGSKSLPAPYVKVYLLDNGTCKAKKKTKIARKTLDPLYQQSLLFEESPQGKVLQVIVWGDYGRMDHKCFMGVAQILLEELDLSSTVIGWYKLFPPSSLVDPTLAPLTRRASQSSLDSGPPGVRS; this is translated from the exons GTAATGTGGGTATGCAACCAGTGCCGTAAGCAACAGGACATCCTCACTAAATCAGGGGAATGGGTCCCAGGACAGGGCCCGAAGAAGAAGACACCGCGCCTGATGACAGCAGTGAGCGACCCAACCAGGTCTGCGCCCCCTGCTCCTGAGAAGAGAGCACGCTCCAGGTCTCAGATGGCGCTCAACTCCTCAGTCTCCGCTGCCCCTGACAGCCAACTGCCCACCTCCGTAACCCCCAGCAAAGGCCCTGCTGCCGAGCAGACAGACACGCCATCGTCCCGGTCCCGTAGCGAGCCCCCGCGAGACAG GAAAAAGCAGTCGTGTACCTCAGATCTGAATGACAAGGCCggtgtgagaggtgagaggCGTCGGCCGGCCAAACTCCAGTCACAGGTTTCGGAGGAACAGCAGGCCGGGGAGGGACGCAGGGAGAGCCGGCGTCTGGTCAAGGCTCGATCGCAGGAGCGGAGTGAAGCTGAGCCCAATAGAGGGGTGGGGGAGCCTAGGCGGACGGCGGCTGAGCAGAAGCCTCGAGAAGACTCCCGGGGTGACTCTAGCGCTCCCAGCCACCCAGCCAAGCCCCAGCCTGAGGAGCCTGAGGCACGTTCCCACCCAAAGGCACCCCGGGGCAGGCAGCCTGAGGTGGGCGTGCCCGAGAGAGAGGCCACGGACACGGGCAAGGAGGCTAGGGCGGGTCGGAGATGGACAGAGGAACGGCAGGCCTCACTGGATGCCCAGCAGCAAACTTACATTGGGGAGAGGACCGTGGGAGGCACCGGTGGACAGGGAGGAGCCCCTGTGAAAGCTCCTCCCCCTAAAACGAACCACACCCCACAGCCGCCGGCCCCGGGGTTCCGGGTGGGCGTGATCATGCCCTCCGGTGCCCCCGAGCTCAGGGAGCCTCCAGAATGGGGCAGGAAGCTGCAGCCGAGCCACCTAGAACCGGGCTCGGCCGCCACGCCACGCAAGGCCAAGCGAGAGAAGGCCGAATGCATGCTGCGCAACGACTCGCTCAGCTCCGACCAATCGGAGTCTCTGCGGCCGCCTCCGCCCCGCCCCTACAAGACCAAACGTGGCAGTAACAAGCGGCAAATGTCGGTGAGCAGCTCGGAGGAGGAGGGCGGCTCCACGCCGGAGTACACCAGCTGTGAGGATGTGGAGATCGAGAGTGTCAGTGAAAGAG GAGACTGGGAGTGCTATCCTCTGGATCCCACTGCATGGCAT CATCCGGTTACATGGCAGCCCTCCAAGGAAGGTGATCATTTAATCGGTCGCATCACACTGAGCAAGCGCACGGCCATGGCTAAAGAGGCCGGAGCACTGCTGGGGCTAAAG GTGGTCGGGGGTAAGATCACAGAAACAGGAAGACTCGGGGCCTTTATCACCAAAGTTAAGAAGGGCAGCCTGGCCGACGTGGTGGGACACCTACGGGCAG GAGATGAGGTGCTACAGTGGAATGGTAAATCATTACCGGGTTTAACCAAGAAGGAAGTTTACAACATCATTTTGGATtcccaaacagaaccacaagtCGAATTAGTAGTTTCACGGCCAATTGG TGATATACCAAGAATACCAGAAACATCACATCCCCCATTAGAATCTA CCGGTTCAAGTTCCTTCGAGTCCCAGAAGATGGAGCGGCCATCTATATCTATCCTGTCCCCCTCGAGCCCCAGCGGTCTGAGGGACGCACCTCAGCTTCTGCCTGGACAGCTCTCG GTGAAAATGTGGTACGACAAGGTGGGCCATGAGCTGATAGTGAATGTCCTGCAGGCCAAAGACCTCCCCTGCAGAGCGGATGGACGTCCCAGAAACCCTTACGTGAAAATGTACTTCCTTCCAGACAGAAG TGATAAGAGCAAGCGGAGAACGAAGACGGTGAAGAAGAGCTTGGAGCCCAAGTGGAACCAGACGTTTGTGTACTCACACGTGCACCGGCGGGACTTCCGCGAACACATGCTGGAAATGACCGTATGGGACCAGCCCAGAGTGCAGGACGAGGAGAGCGGCTTCCTCGGAGAG ATCCTGATCGAGCTGGAGACCGCTCTGCTGGATGATAAGCCTCACTGGTACAAGCTGCAGACTCATGACCTTTCCTCCATTCCGCTGCCCCACCCCTCGCCATACCTGCCTCGTAGACACATCCACACCGACACACCCACCAAGAAGCTACAGC cTGTGGAGAATCGaccaagggagagagagagagatagagagagagatagggagagagagagagatagagagagagatagagagagacacagggagggagagagagatagggagagagagagggatagggagagagacagagagagagatagggatagagagagagatagggatagagacagagagagggagagagagagagatagggagagggatagagacagggagagggaaagagagagagagcgcaccaCATTAGAGGTTCCTGAGCAGCAGAGGGCCACCCATCAGCGCTCTCGGTCAGTGTCCCCTCACAGGGAGGAGGGGAGCAGGGCTCGCTCACGCCCCCCCAACATCCCCATGCAGAG gaGTTTAGACGAGGTGCAGCATGTTCGTAAGTCCCGTTCCCCAACGCGCTACCATGAGCGTGGCCGTGCTCAGGAGAGAGAGTATATGGATGACAG ATCAATGCGAGGCAGGAGTCCAGAGTGCCTGAACACCAAAAG TTGGACTGTTCCTGCATGCCATAAGACTCAGCTCAGGCCAGTGGTGTTCTCTACCACACATCATCTACTCGGATTCACTCATCAACTCCCCACTGGTGAACCTCATGG TGAGCTGCAACCCCCACTTAACAGGGTTAGAAGTGCTAGTACCAACTGTCTGATGCCAGGTTCAAATTCCAATTCACCCGATCGAGAAAG GAGCACCCAGTCTCTCCCACGCCCCAGACCCACCAGCCCCAGGATCCTAATCCAACATGCCTCCCCTGAGGATGACAG CTGGATTTTGGAGCCTATATTTCCAACTCAGGAGACAGTTAACCACCTCAGTGCAAGGCCAAGGGCACAGAG GCAGTCGAGAACTCTGGACACGCATAGCTGTCAGAAACCTGGCAGGAAAAAATCTGACAGTGAGCG GGCCAGCTCACATGGCAGCATTGCGTTTGTGTCATCGACGGCGAGTCTCTCGTCATCGCGGATGGGCCGACAGTTGCCCCAAGTGCCCGCTAAAAGCAGCAGCGTAGAACAAG CCCTTGCCTCAGAGGAGCGGACACGGCAGATGAAGGTACATTCCTACAGGACTCCGGCACCCTCCGGTACCAGCCAGGACCTGGAGAGGGCGCTCAAGAGCAAACGAGAG CTTTATAAAGAGCAACGACGGAGCTGTGATAATGTATCCCATAAGTCCTCGGACAGTGATGTCAGTGACGTGTCAGCCATCTCTCGTGCCAGCAGTGCCTCACGGATCAGTAGCACCAGCTACATGTCCATCCAATCAGAGCGACCCAGGGGTCGTTTCAG CCGTCACATCCGCCCAGCCAGCCAGAGCATGCTGAAAAGCACGAGCGTTAGCGGAGACATCTTCACCCTCGAGCGCACGGACGGCAGCCAATCAGACACGGCGCTGGGGACGCTGGGGGCGGGGAGCAAGAAGCGGCGGTCCAGTCTGAGCGCCCGTGTGGTGGCCATCGTTGGCATCCCCTCACGACGCAGCAGGAGCACCTCCTTGCTCAGCCAAGCCG AAGCAACAAATAAGAAGACTAAAGGCTCGAGTCAGATCCAGCGTAGCCAGGAGACGGGTATGGCGGTGGAGTTCCCCCGCAGTGCCATGGCCCGGCAGGCCAGCCGCGAGTCCACCGACGGCAGCATGAACAGCTACAGCTCCGAGGGGAA tctGATCTTCTCAGGAATGAGGCTGGGTGCAGACAGTCAGTTCAGTGACTTCTTGGACGGCCTTGGCCCTGGTCAGCTAGTGGGGCGGCAGACCTTAGCCACACCCTCCATGG GAGATGTCCAGATTGGGTTAATGGATAAGAAGGGCCAGTTGGAGGTAGAAGTGATTAGGGCACGTGGCCTTACCCCCAAACCAGGATCCAAATCGCTGCCAG CTCCCTACGTTAAGGTTTACTTGCTGGATAACGGAACGTGTAAAGCCAAAAAGAAAACCAAGATTGCACGAAAAACACTCGACCCGTTGTATCAGCAGTCCCTGTTGTTCGAGGAGAGTCCACAGGGTAAAGTTCTCCAG GTAATAGTGTGGGGTGATTATGGGCGAATGGACCACAAATGCTTCATGGGAGTTGCACAGATTCTTTTAGAGGAGCTGGACCTTTCTAGCACAGTGATTGGCTGGTATAAACTGTTTCCTCCATCTTCATTGGTTGACCCAACGCTTGCTCCTCTCACACGACGTGCTTCCCAGTCATCACTTGATTCAGGGCCACCCGGCGTCAGGTCCTAG